The Candidatus Neomarinimicrobiota bacterium nucleotide sequence TAAAATATCGACCTGTCCTCATAGAGATTCAACGTGAGACCGCGCCCGAAGAGCTCTTCGAAAGTGCCGGCATTTAACGAATAGTTTTCATTTTCGTAGTAGATACTCCAGTTGACTATATCATTTCTGTTAAGACCGTATTCAGAAGGATCATCAAACTCGTACCTGAATGTGGCAAACCAGTTGTTGTAAACTGCTGATATATCTGCCCAATTTTCAAGAAAACCCGTTGTAACACCGGAAGAATTCCCCGAACCGGACGTTTGAAGATTTTGCAGGCTGTTTAGCCTTGTGCCGTCGGCGAAGCGAACTTTGTTCGACCCATAAAAATGGATATCCTGCGCGTACACATTCGTCGTTGTGATCGCCAGGGTTACGGCAAAGGTTCCTGCTCTCTGCCAGTTCATTCTTATTCCGCCTTTTGCGATGAAGCGTTTGTCACCAACTCAGACAACAGCCGGTTAATATCTTCTTCCCATGCGCCTAAAAAGCCCGAATATGTCCTTATCACATTACCGGAAGCATCTATAAGCAGCGTCAGCGGCAATGATGTACCATGGAAACTGTTGAAAAGTTTCCTGTTAGGATCCAGAGGAATTGTGAATTTAAGAGAATGCGCCGATACAAATGATTTGACACCGGAAATTGTTCTGGTATCATCTACATTCACTGCGAGAACTACAAGACCATCCTTGCCGAATTTTTTTTCTATCTCTTTAATTATTGGAAACTCCTTTCTGCAAGGAGCGCACCAAGTCGCCCAGAAATTTATAAGTAAAGGACTTCCCCTGTAGTCCTTCAGGCTTATCTTCTTTCCCCCCAGGGTCTTCAACCTGTAACTTGTGACGTTCCCTTGCAAAGGAATAAACGGCGTTGCGCTGTCCGCACCGGAGAAAATTAAAAGAGTTACAGCAATCAAGTAAAAACGCTTAGTCATTTTAAGAGAGTTACCTTTCGCACCCTATGCAGCTCTCCCACTTGCAGCTGTGAAAAATAAATTCCCGAGGAGACTTTCTTCCCATTATTGTCTCTACCGTTCCAGGTATAAGAATGATTCCCTCGTTCGAGAGTTCCGCTATAAAGGGTGATTACCTCCCTGCCGAGCTGGTCGAATATTTTCAAATTCAGGCTTGATCGAGCGTTGAGATCAAAGGATATTGTCGTTGAAGGGTTGAATGGGTTCGGATACGCCGGGTGAAGTGTGAGTTTATCGGGTATATTTGCCGGTTCATCATCAATAGACACAATTACAGTATTACTATTTATGATCTCGTCTAACGTCTCAAGGTCAAAGGCAACTTCTGAATATAATAAGCGGCCGTCGGAACCTACGATTGCGTTGAGCGGAAAGGTTGCAAAGCCTAAATTACCACTATAGCTCTCAAATACACTTCCTTCGTCTATCACAACTAAATGCGTAATTAGATAAAAACCCACCCACAGCTCCGCGTTTTCAACCGATTCCCTGAAACCAATCGACAAAACTTGAAAATTTCTGTCTTTATACTTCTCCCACAGCTCCGCCTGTATGACCGGCGCCTCCTCTACACATGGAGGACAACCGAAGAACCAGAATGTGAGGAGCACAACATCTCCGCTATAGTCGAAAAATGAAATCGTGGAGCCATCAAAACTTTTTGTGGTGCTATTGTAGCTTTGTAAGGTGAAATCAGACACAACGTCGCCCACCTTGTACTGCGCATGAGCAGTGGAAGAAATCAATACTGCCAAAAGCAGTGAAGAGACAGATTTCATCACCTTTTTCGCTTTCATACACGCAATCTCTTTCATAATTGTATTGTAAATGTAAGACATATTTACATTTTATTAAACTTCACGATTACATCCAATTCAGCTCAATCACGAATATTCCCATATCGATATTACATTTTAATATAAAGTATTTATGTAAGCCAGATTGCAATTGATATGAACTATGAGGAACAGTTTTTCAGCAATGAAACAAATTTGAAGGTTCAAAGATAAGATCATCCTTATCCGAGTACCATTTATCTCATGTTTTTAGATAAACATTCATCATCTCAATGACCTTCTCCACGTCCCATTATGTCACTTTTACTATCGTTGCCAAAAATTATCTAATAGATCTTTATTGAATAATTTCAAATTCAAATTCAGTACTGCACCAGTGGGGGTGCCGCCAAATGCTGATTAAAACGGTTCTTCCAGACAGCAATCATGGGAATACCAGTTAGCTCAATACTTTCTAAGAAATCGTGATTGATCTCTATTTGCGCCCTCTCTCGCAGAGCCTTGACCTGTCTGTCAATAGATTCTCTGTCATTCCGGGTAGTATCGTGGTCAGCAAAAGCGCTTAATCCTTTTTGACTTAAAAAATACCGGCTCCACATTTGAACGTCCTCCCTTACTCTTTCGGCGGACTGCAAGCCAATCTGTTCGGCTCGTACCGCTAAATAGTGGTCGGTGACAGCGCTTTTTAAAAAATCCGTCATTGTTTTGCGAAGGGAGGCACGACTGTTTTTAATTATCGGATAATTATAATTCCTGAGTAAAACCGCTACGTCATTGCCATTCCACACAAAACCGGGCGTCTTTATGACCGGCAGAGAAAGATCAATTTCATCGGACAGCGTCAATTCCTCGTTCATAATTTGCGCCAACGGCAACTCGTCATTCTCGATCAGCGCCAGTCTCCTTTCAAAAAATTTTACGACGGCTTCCAAACCATCCCCTTTTTGCTCTACTGTTATAGGTTTCATGAGTTTTGATACATATTCATTCGCCAAAACGCTCTCTTTCCTTGCACGAAGCACCTGTTTGATCTGCGATTGTTTCTTGCTGACTTCATAGGGAGACAGGATAACATCTTGAGCGGCATCCTCAACGTAAAGAATAGCGAAGCTGTTAGGCAATTTTAAAACAGCTGACGTTTCTCCGACCCTTAGCCGGTAAGCGGCATTTTCTACCTG carries:
- a CDS encoding TlpA family protein disulfide reductase; this translates as MTKRFYLIAVTLLIFSGADSATPFIPLQGNVTSYRLKTLGGKKISLKDYRGSPLLINFWATWCAPCRKEFPIIKEIEKKFGKDGLVVLAVNVDDTRTISGVKSFVSAHSLKFTIPLDPNRKLFNSFHGTSLPLTLLIDASGNVIRTYSGFLGAWEEDINRLLSELVTNASSQKAE
- a CDS encoding redoxin domain-containing protein codes for the protein MKAKKVMKSVSSLLLAVLISSTAHAQYKVGDVVSDFTLQSYNSTTKSFDGSTISFFDYSGDVVLLTFWFFGCPPCVEEAPVIQAELWEKYKDRNFQVLSIGFRESVENAELWVGFYLITHLVVIDEGSVFESYSGNLGFATFPLNAIVGSDGRLLYSEVAFDLETLDEIINSNTVIVSIDDEPANIPDKLTLHPAYPNPFNPSTTISFDLNARSSLNLKIFDQLGREVITLYSGTLERGNHSYTWNGRDNNGKKVSSGIYFSQLQVGELHRVRKVTLLK